The proteins below come from a single Pseudarthrobacter sp. SSS035 genomic window:
- a CDS encoding serine/threonine-protein kinase: protein MSSKRPVAPPPHIPGFTYISLLGSGGFSDVYLYEQDRPRRKVAVKVLLSDLKTEGARRRFESEANLMAQLSSHPYIVTIFEAEVTEAGHSYLAMEYCSRPSLDVRYRRQRFSVDEVLAVGIQVASAVETAHRAGIAHRDIKPANILVTDYNRPALTDFGISGTLGGDADEDAGMSIPWSPPEQFADGPVDGVMVDVWALGATLYTLLAGRSPFVMPGTDNSQRELISRITSAALPRLGRADVPESLERALSTAMAKAAASRYSSAHAFALALQRIQAELNLSVTPFEVLEEQQLEENRPDDGFEETRVRSIAAIDPERTGSAPTFPARTRPQRPGTGAPPSGFPAGGFPPAATATAARRPQVPGNLFAGQDGQLDDGGTQAGSNSAGEWAHATMLRGSAPAADYGSAPDATVQRPGPLPAQAGRQTGLPGRRAGRADPEIDATISRPAPVTETAPEAAPDHGRRNVWLAAAGGTLLVLAIIVGIVLASSAPAPAPKVEETGQVSKPPADALDNGTVPDVADLAGTVDAAGKATFTWTNPQPKSGDAYKWRVYSLGNHGEYQSTAEPTAQVALNPTEPTCIQVMIVRSDGAFSPLEEDSIACIRK from the coding sequence TTGAGTTCCAAACGGCCGGTTGCGCCGCCGCCCCATATTCCGGGGTTTACCTACATCAGCCTGCTCGGCTCCGGCGGGTTCTCGGACGTCTATCTCTACGAACAGGACCGGCCGCGCCGGAAAGTGGCGGTCAAGGTCCTTTTGTCGGATCTGAAGACCGAGGGTGCCCGGCGCAGGTTCGAGTCCGAGGCCAACCTGATGGCCCAGCTCTCCTCCCACCCGTACATTGTGACCATCTTCGAGGCCGAGGTGACCGAGGCCGGTCACTCCTACCTAGCCATGGAGTACTGCTCCAGGCCCAGCCTGGACGTCCGGTACCGCCGTCAGCGCTTCAGCGTTGATGAGGTGCTGGCCGTCGGCATCCAAGTGGCCTCGGCCGTCGAGACCGCCCACCGGGCCGGCATCGCCCACCGGGACATCAAGCCCGCCAACATCCTGGTGACGGACTACAACCGGCCGGCCCTGACGGACTTCGGGATCTCGGGCACGCTGGGCGGTGACGCCGACGAAGACGCCGGGATGTCCATTCCGTGGTCGCCGCCGGAACAGTTCGCGGACGGCCCCGTGGATGGCGTGATGGTGGATGTCTGGGCACTGGGCGCCACGCTGTACACACTGCTGGCCGGCAGGTCGCCGTTCGTGATGCCCGGGACCGATAATTCCCAGCGCGAACTGATCTCGCGGATCACCAGCGCGGCACTGCCGCGCCTGGGCCGGGCCGACGTTCCGGAGTCGCTGGAGCGGGCACTGTCCACGGCAATGGCCAAGGCGGCGGCGTCCCGTTACTCCTCAGCCCACGCGTTTGCCCTCGCCCTGCAGCGGATCCAGGCCGAACTGAACCTTTCGGTCACGCCGTTCGAGGTACTCGAGGAGCAGCAGCTGGAAGAGAACCGCCCCGATGACGGCTTCGAGGAAACCCGCGTCCGCAGTATTGCGGCCATCGATCCGGAGCGGACCGGCAGCGCCCCTACTTTCCCGGCACGCACCCGGCCGCAACGCCCCGGAACCGGTGCGCCGCCGTCGGGCTTTCCGGCCGGCGGATTTCCCCCGGCCGCTACGGCCACGGCAGCACGCCGGCCGCAGGTTCCGGGCAACCTGTTTGCCGGCCAGGACGGCCAACTGGACGACGGCGGCACGCAGGCTGGCAGCAACTCCGCAGGCGAGTGGGCCCACGCCACGATGCTCCGCGGCAGTGCACCGGCCGCCGATTACGGTTCCGCGCCGGACGCAACCGTCCAGCGTCCCGGGCCCCTTCCCGCCCAGGCCGGCCGGCAGACCGGCCTGCCCGGCCGCCGGGCCGGGCGGGCCGATCCGGAGATCGACGCGACGATCAGCCGGCCGGCCCCCGTCACCGAAACCGCCCCCGAGGCGGCGCCCGACCACGGCAGGCGCAACGTGTGGCTCGCCGCCGCGGGCGGAACGCTGCTGGTCCTTGCCATCATTGTCGGAATCGTGCTGGCGTCTTCGGCCCCGGCCCCGGCGCCGAAGGTCGAAGAGACCGGCCAGGTCAGCAAACCCCCGGCGGATGCCCTGGACAACGGGACAGTCCCCGACGTCGCCGATCTGGCGGGGACCGTGGACGCCGCCGGCAAGGCGACGTTCACGTGGACCAATCCGCAGCCGAAGTCGGGCGACGCCTACAAGTGGCGGGTCTATTCGTTGGGCAACCACGGTGAGTACCAGTCCACTGCCGAGCCAACCGCTCAGGTTGCGTTGAATCCGACGGAACCCACCTGTATCCAGGTGATGATCGTCAGGAGTGACGGCGCGTTCTCACCGTTGGAAGAGGACTCGATCGCCTGCATCCGCAAATGA
- a CDS encoding FHA domain-containing protein yields MATATYTAGTWLGVVRANTVVLLGPGTPPALVQSLWELLENAPEVHELLHAVTSSFGVSLAQIPSFGMVDSGDALRIFLRGDLDLTVQLPGGPVDLNGRDVTTWTERRLDTPEWYRLTAAGNGQPGDGQAGDVLPLSEGVVLLESLTVSLTGIPVDQVAAPAATPADVEAPTAAGGVVLVADAEPVTETAAEPDSEPAPEAEPEPEPASEPELQHDREVSAETVMGLLDDDSNFAAEAPETGPDPEPAPERTAHPDQVPAHEMTGSYDHLWERTVVRSIEDAAVRDEPEEDHGAPAPPVGASRAPVDAAQANAPGQPEAAASLAPAPPAHEPAGPPATPPTATPPAAARTIGGLIDSVPWRTGGSAPAAQAAPSSNLPALILPPSNLSPLNQPPLSQPPADVRAEVHAGQPEADPDAFDGDHDGHTIMKSDLAGMAAHPAPVPEPDSAVGPLVLARVCGRGHANPPTQAQCAACGSPLPADAVQVARPRLGRMRVSTGALVDLDQSLVIGRQPSVSRVQGGVMPRLVQVASPSGDISRSHVEVRLEGWHVMLCDLKATNGTVLVRAGQPPRRLAQNEMAILLDGDIAELGDDVSLRFEEIL; encoded by the coding sequence ATGGCCACCGCAACATACACCGCGGGCACGTGGCTCGGTGTTGTCCGGGCCAACACGGTGGTCCTGCTGGGGCCCGGGACCCCGCCCGCCCTGGTGCAGTCCCTGTGGGAACTGCTGGAGAATGCCCCGGAAGTCCACGAGTTGCTCCACGCCGTCACCAGCAGCTTCGGCGTTTCCCTGGCGCAGATACCGTCGTTCGGGATGGTGGATTCCGGTGACGCGCTCCGGATCTTCCTCCGCGGCGACCTGGACCTGACCGTACAGCTGCCCGGCGGCCCCGTGGACCTGAACGGGCGGGACGTCACCACCTGGACCGAGCGCCGCCTGGACACCCCCGAGTGGTACCGCCTCACTGCGGCCGGAAACGGCCAGCCCGGGGACGGCCAGGCCGGGGACGTGTTGCCGCTCAGCGAAGGCGTGGTCCTGCTGGAGTCTCTGACAGTGTCGCTCACCGGAATTCCAGTGGACCAGGTGGCGGCTCCGGCTGCCACGCCCGCTGACGTCGAGGCACCCACCGCTGCCGGCGGCGTCGTCCTCGTAGCGGACGCTGAACCGGTCACTGAAACGGCAGCGGAGCCTGACTCCGAACCGGCGCCGGAAGCTGAGCCGGAACCTGAACCTGCGTCTGAACCAGAGCTGCAACATGACCGGGAGGTCTCGGCGGAAACGGTGATGGGGCTCCTGGACGACGACTCCAATTTTGCTGCCGAAGCCCCGGAAACCGGGCCGGACCCGGAGCCGGCCCCGGAACGCACCGCCCATCCTGACCAGGTCCCGGCCCACGAAATGACCGGCAGCTACGACCACCTCTGGGAACGGACTGTTGTCCGCAGCATCGAGGACGCAGCCGTCCGGGACGAACCAGAAGAGGATCACGGAGCCCCCGCGCCACCTGTTGGCGCGTCTCGGGCACCGGTCGATGCGGCACAGGCGAACGCTCCAGGACAGCCGGAGGCAGCGGCCAGCCTGGCTCCTGCCCCGCCTGCCCACGAACCGGCAGGCCCACCTGCCACGCCGCCCACAGCCACGCCGCCTGCGGCCGCCCGGACGATCGGCGGGCTCATCGACTCGGTCCCGTGGCGGACCGGCGGGAGCGCACCTGCTGCCCAGGCTGCGCCGTCGTCCAATCTGCCGGCGTTGATTCTGCCGCCGTCGAACCTGTCCCCGTTGAATCAGCCCCCGTTGAGTCAGCCCCCGGCGGACGTCCGGGCAGAAGTGCACGCAGGGCAGCCGGAAGCAGACCCGGACGCGTTCGATGGTGACCACGACGGCCACACGATCATGAAGAGCGACCTCGCCGGAATGGCCGCGCATCCCGCCCCGGTTCCGGAGCCGGATTCGGCCGTAGGCCCCCTGGTGCTGGCCCGGGTCTGCGGTCGGGGACACGCCAATCCGCCCACCCAGGCGCAGTGCGCTGCCTGCGGCTCGCCGCTGCCCGCCGATGCCGTTCAGGTGGCCAGGCCACGGCTGGGCCGGATGCGGGTCTCGACGGGTGCACTGGTTGACCTTGACCAGTCGCTGGTCATTGGGCGGCAGCCGTCCGTTTCCCGGGTCCAGGGCGGTGTGATGCCGCGGCTGGTCCAGGTGGCCAGCCCCAGCGGCGACATCTCGCGCTCCCACGTGGAAGTGCGGCTCGAAGGCTGGCACGTGATGCTCTGCGACCTGAAGGCCACCAACGGCACGGTCCTGGTCCGCGCGGGCCAGCCGCCCCGCCGCCTGGCCCAGAACGAGATGGCCATCCTGCTCGACGGCGACATCGCCGAATTGGGTGACGACGTCTCACTGCGTTTTGAGGAGATTCTTTGA
- a CDS encoding PP2C family serine/threonine-protein phosphatase translates to MNSQPASDPADADHGTGLSMSYGYGTDRGLRRELNEDSFIASDPVFAVADGMGGHEAGEIASGMCVRALAAMPQLATGERSVTAAVLQQYLLRADSSIREVTGARAGTTLTGAVVVEQMGMPYWLVMNIGDSRTYRLSQGHFEQVSVDHSEVQELVDAGEITAEQAMVHPRRHVVTRALGTGDEIEADYWLLPVEEGDRIMVCSDGLNGELTDEHISRILSTVGHPQDAVDALIQAALRNGGRDNVTVIVVDARNVMNDGGIATTAPRPAADAAEEVTLPRGQIVDASRPAGQDDGRGEH, encoded by the coding sequence ATGAACTCACAGCCCGCCAGTGACCCAGCTGACGCAGACCACGGAACCGGCCTCAGCATGAGTTACGGCTACGGAACGGACCGCGGGCTGCGCCGGGAATTGAACGAGGATTCCTTCATTGCCTCCGACCCCGTCTTCGCCGTGGCAGACGGCATGGGCGGACACGAAGCCGGCGAGATTGCCAGCGGTATGTGCGTCCGCGCCCTGGCTGCCATGCCACAGCTGGCCACCGGGGAGCGCAGCGTCACGGCGGCAGTCCTCCAGCAATACCTGCTCCGCGCCGACAGTTCCATCCGGGAAGTGACCGGTGCCCGCGCCGGGACCACGCTCACCGGTGCCGTGGTGGTGGAACAGATGGGCATGCCGTACTGGCTGGTCATGAACATCGGGGATTCCCGCACGTACCGGCTGAGCCAAGGGCACTTTGAACAGGTCAGCGTGGACCACTCGGAGGTCCAGGAACTCGTGGATGCCGGTGAAATCACGGCCGAGCAGGCCATGGTCCATCCCCGCCGCCACGTGGTCACCAGGGCGCTGGGCACCGGGGACGAGATCGAAGCTGACTACTGGCTCCTGCCCGTTGAGGAGGGCGACCGGATCATGGTCTGCTCCGACGGACTCAATGGCGAACTCACGGACGAGCACATCTCCAGGATCCTGAGCACCGTGGGCCACCCGCAGGACGCGGTGGATGCCCTGATCCAGGCTGCGCTCCGCAATGGCGGACGGGACAACGTCACCGTCATTGTGGTGGACGCCAGGAACGTCATGAACGACGGCGGCATCGCCACCACTGCGCCCCGCCCCGCCGCTGATGCTGCGGAGGAGGTAACGCTGCCCCGGGGACAGATTGTTGACGCCAGCCGGCCGGCCGGCCAGGACGACGGAAGAGGGGAACACTGA
- a CDS encoding RDD family protein — protein MAANLELVPATAGKRLGAAVLDWLAPVAVLVVTFAIGFAGITRTQSGGFIIYDTGSLVLFGSIGLGLTLVYLAVLVGMEGRSGKTLGNHVMGIRSADKDGYAAGAGGVFLRGLITGAGIILALLAAVAIVIFKWFDVAVFILGPLLLVGAVWAVLVVVSSTWDRNGRLRGWHDTVAKTLVFDVKDGRNPITSGGIQGPYTFAPLDLPPVQQVASPVAGAAKPPQVVSAQQPPVQQPVQPYAPQPYTAQPAAAPPPFAPQPDAPPSSTPFQPHVPYAAPAVPAPGAQFHPDDDLDRTQMRGGAAYAAPVAVLRIKLDDGRDFQLDRNVLLGRNPLGQAGEQQAQLLAVSDPGRSISKTHLHLLTDGGGIWVTDRNSTNGSAVTTPDGRRTPLQPGVPAFVSPGSTVHFGDRSFHLGQA, from the coding sequence ATGGCAGCCAATCTTGAGCTTGTTCCGGCCACGGCGGGGAAACGGCTCGGCGCAGCAGTGCTCGACTGGCTGGCCCCCGTCGCGGTCCTGGTGGTGACTTTCGCCATCGGATTCGCGGGAATCACCCGCACCCAAAGCGGCGGCTTCATCATCTATGACACCGGTTCCCTGGTGCTGTTCGGCAGCATCGGCCTGGGACTGACGCTGGTCTACCTGGCGGTCCTGGTGGGCATGGAAGGCCGGTCCGGGAAGACCCTCGGCAACCACGTCATGGGCATCCGCAGCGCTGACAAGGATGGTTACGCAGCCGGCGCCGGGGGAGTGTTCCTGCGCGGCCTCATCACCGGCGCGGGCATCATCCTGGCGCTCCTGGCCGCCGTGGCCATCGTCATTTTCAAGTGGTTCGATGTGGCTGTCTTTATCCTCGGACCGCTGCTCTTGGTCGGCGCGGTGTGGGCCGTGCTGGTGGTGGTTTCCAGCACCTGGGACCGCAACGGCAGGCTCCGCGGCTGGCATGACACCGTGGCGAAAACGCTGGTGTTCGACGTCAAGGACGGCCGGAACCCCATCACGTCCGGCGGCATCCAGGGCCCGTACACTTTCGCGCCCCTGGACCTCCCGCCTGTCCAGCAGGTCGCGTCGCCTGTGGCCGGGGCCGCAAAGCCGCCCCAGGTTGTGTCGGCCCAGCAGCCGCCGGTCCAACAACCCGTGCAGCCGTACGCCCCGCAGCCGTACACGGCTCAACCGGCAGCCGCGCCGCCGCCGTTCGCACCCCAGCCGGACGCGCCGCCGTCGTCCACTCCTTTCCAGCCGCATGTCCCGTACGCGGCCCCAGCGGTTCCCGCGCCGGGCGCCCAGTTCCATCCAGATGACGACCTCGACCGCACTCAGATGCGCGGCGGGGCAGCGTATGCAGCGCCCGTCGCCGTACTGCGGATAAAGCTCGACGACGGCCGGGACTTCCAGCTCGACCGCAACGTCCTGTTGGGCAGGAACCCCCTTGGCCAGGCGGGGGAGCAGCAGGCCCAGCTCCTGGCGGTCAGTGATCCCGGCCGCTCGATCTCCAAGACGCACCTCCACCTGCTGACCGACGGTGGCGGCATTTGGGTGACGGACCGGAACTCCACCAACGGCAGCGCCGTCACCACACCGGACGGACGGCGCACCCCACTGCAGCCGGGCGTGCCCGCTTTTGTCAGTCCGGGATCCACTGTCCACTTTGGTGACCGTTCCTTCCACCTAGGACAAGCATGA
- a CDS encoding transglutaminase-like domain-containing protein, whose amino-acid sequence MSSAPGLRPRPQQRQYESSFADGQPVWHFVLDAGALTVLLGLGLLGFSLSFGGDPYYLLSGFGGILLGLGIAAANAHLRLGLLITTALALGAYLVFGTLLAVPDVAIAGFVPSLDSLRTLLLGVVFAWKDMLTVGVPVGSAGGVLIVPFLSSLLTALVAGILTWRLKTPYWPLLPVLGLFVTGIAFSTNAAFLTVERGIGLTVIAIAWATFRRDALRRSDTRKVSVNRPQTDAATAQRAKLRRLGTAAAVIAASVAITAVAAPLVTASSDRKVLRNVVVPPFDPKDYVTPLASFRTFVKDKKDDTLFVVKGLPRDGRVRLGALDAFNGTNYNMDPNGSGSFSKVGDTESINTLADTSGVVPSNDYSIDITIDDYQGYFVPGGRKTTGLSFDQSASAAASGLYFNAGTDTAVSTQGLSKGDSYSVQVSDPVKLEHGQLTQYDFAKITLPDAVEVPPVVGSQANDLSADAPTAIDRVRQVEAHFQKTGAFSNGLVADGQLPSVSGHSSSRIRNLLTAKQMLGDDEQYAVSMSLMLRHLGIPSRVVMGFYPEPTSPENGAGEVKVTGKDVHAWVEVAFDRVGWVSFDPTPPKDNVPIPPDPENKSKPKPQVLQPPPPPQEPADLPPDSSPDALDADEKKNNPWLFWGALLGALGIALIPLSILALPLLLIALLKSRRRKARLTEGHPAQRVGGGWNEVVSLATDLGAGVDTRATRRESAVVLAASFPATGQTTTMLAHRADASIFGAGQPSEEEVREYWTIVDGSLKEMTGTLGFWRRQQARFSPRSLLADGRNALKLRGARIGPGPLVRPSGQGSPGWRSATGRVGTGPDAAGTPNPAAQESGPRTTAGASEPDESAVLRNPGRKNSTDS is encoded by the coding sequence ATGAGCTCCGCCCCGGGCCTCCGGCCACGCCCGCAGCAGCGGCAGTACGAATCATCGTTCGCCGACGGCCAGCCGGTCTGGCATTTTGTGCTCGACGCCGGCGCCCTCACCGTCCTGCTGGGGTTGGGCCTGCTCGGCTTCAGCCTCAGCTTCGGCGGAGACCCCTACTATCTGCTTTCGGGCTTCGGCGGCATCCTCCTGGGCCTCGGCATCGCCGCCGCCAACGCGCACCTGCGCCTGGGTTTGCTGATCACTACAGCCCTCGCGCTTGGGGCCTACCTGGTGTTCGGCACGCTCCTGGCAGTCCCGGACGTGGCGATTGCCGGTTTTGTTCCCAGCCTAGACTCCTTGCGGACGCTGCTCCTTGGAGTTGTGTTCGCCTGGAAGGACATGCTCACCGTGGGCGTTCCGGTAGGGTCTGCCGGCGGCGTCCTGATCGTCCCGTTCCTGAGTTCGCTGCTCACCGCCTTGGTTGCCGGCATCCTCACCTGGCGGCTGAAAACCCCGTACTGGCCACTGCTTCCCGTGCTGGGGCTTTTCGTCACGGGCATAGCTTTCAGCACCAACGCTGCCTTCCTCACCGTGGAGCGCGGCATCGGACTCACCGTCATTGCGATTGCCTGGGCCACCTTCCGCCGTGACGCGCTGCGGCGCAGCGACACGCGAAAAGTCTCAGTCAACCGTCCGCAGACCGATGCGGCCACAGCCCAGCGGGCCAAGCTCCGCCGGCTGGGCACGGCCGCTGCCGTGATCGCCGCAAGCGTCGCCATTACCGCGGTGGCGGCGCCCCTGGTCACCGCCAGCAGTGACCGCAAGGTCCTGCGCAACGTGGTGGTTCCGCCGTTCGATCCCAAGGACTACGTCACGCCCTTGGCAAGCTTCCGGACGTTCGTCAAGGACAAGAAAGACGACACCCTGTTTGTGGTCAAAGGACTGCCCCGGGACGGCCGTGTCCGGCTGGGGGCTTTGGATGCCTTCAACGGCACCAACTACAACATGGATCCCAACGGCTCCGGCAGCTTCAGCAAGGTGGGCGACACCGAGTCCATCAACACCCTGGCCGACACCTCGGGCGTCGTCCCCTCGAATGACTACTCCATCGACATCACCATCGATGATTACCAGGGCTACTTTGTCCCGGGAGGCCGGAAGACCACCGGCCTGAGCTTTGACCAGAGCGCCTCCGCCGCGGCGTCGGGCCTGTACTTCAATGCGGGCACAGACACGGCCGTGAGCACGCAGGGCCTGTCCAAGGGCGATTCCTACAGCGTCCAGGTGTCCGATCCCGTGAAGCTCGAACACGGTCAGTTGACGCAGTACGACTTCGCGAAGATTACGCTGCCGGACGCCGTCGAGGTCCCTCCGGTGGTGGGGTCACAGGCCAACGACCTCTCGGCCGATGCGCCCACCGCGATTGACCGGGTCCGCCAGGTCGAGGCGCATTTCCAAAAGACGGGCGCCTTCAGCAACGGCCTGGTGGCTGACGGCCAGCTGCCCAGCGTGTCCGGCCACAGCTCGTCGCGGATCAGGAACCTGCTGACCGCCAAGCAGATGCTCGGCGACGACGAGCAGTATGCCGTGTCCATGTCTCTGATGCTCCGCCACCTGGGCATCCCGTCACGCGTGGTCATGGGCTTCTACCCCGAGCCGACCAGCCCCGAGAACGGCGCCGGCGAGGTAAAGGTCACGGGCAAGGACGTCCACGCCTGGGTTGAGGTGGCCTTTGACCGGGTGGGCTGGGTCAGCTTCGACCCCACGCCGCCCAAGGACAATGTCCCCATCCCGCCGGACCCCGAAAACAAGTCCAAACCCAAGCCCCAGGTGCTGCAGCCGCCGCCCCCGCCGCAGGAACCGGCCGATCTGCCGCCGGATTCCTCGCCGGACGCGCTGGACGCCGACGAGAAGAAAAACAATCCGTGGCTCTTCTGGGGTGCCCTGCTCGGGGCCCTGGGCATTGCCCTGATCCCGCTGTCCATCCTGGCGCTGCCGCTGCTGCTGATCGCGCTCCTTAAATCACGACGCCGGAAGGCCCGCCTCACGGAGGGGCACCCGGCCCAGCGTGTGGGCGGCGGTTGGAACGAGGTGGTGAGCCTCGCCACGGATTTGGGCGCCGGCGTCGACACCCGTGCAACCCGGCGCGAAAGCGCAGTGGTGCTTGCTGCCTCGTTCCCGGCCACCGGGCAGACCACCACCATGCTGGCGCACCGTGCGGATGCCTCCATCTTCGGCGCCGGCCAGCCCAGCGAGGAGGAGGTCCGGGAATACTGGACCATCGTGGACGGCTCGCTGAAGGAAATGACCGGGACGTTGGGGTTCTGGCGCCGCCAGCAGGCCCGCTTCTCACCCCGGTCGCTGCTGGCTGATGGCCGCAACGCTCTTAAGCTGCGTGGCGCCAGGATCGGGCCGGGCCCGCTGGTGCGTCCGTCCGGCCAGGGTTCCCCCGGATGGCGGTCCGCCACCGGTAGGGTGGGGACCGGACCGGACGCTGCCGGAACCCCGAATCCGGCAGCACAGGAAAGCGGACCCCGGACGACGGCGGGTGCTTCCGAGCCTGATGAGTCCGCCGTTCTGCGGAACCCTGGCAGGAAGAACTCCACTGACTCATGA
- a CDS encoding DUF58 domain-containing protein — translation MSSSTPLARLAERLRQPFRRGGRPTRLHPSSVWAELTGTAALALTPAWERVRGLWLRYVWPVLSVVSVLGWSVLAASILLWTAGQTFGWQEAKASAIAAFVLFLIAIGFILGRSSYGVILDLARTRVAVGDSAVGSIAVSNTSARPLLPAALELPVGNATAVFHLPRMKPAQVHEDLFTIPTARRAVIVVGPVRSVRADPLHLLRRQVLWTEPEDLFVHPKTVALAGSAAGFIRDLEGMPTTDLSSADVSFHALRDYVPGDDRRHIHWKTTARTNKLMVRQFEETRRAHLAISLSINTDEYASEQEFEMAISAAASIGRQAIREQRELDVLTQKGPLRCETGRNMLDDMTRIAGAPMRRTAVDLARTLADTVPNASVVFFVVGSNVTPSQLRSAAASVPLGVRSLAVRLQIGAAPGRANIADLTVLTLGDLADLAIVLRKAAA, via the coding sequence ATGTCCAGCAGCACTCCGTTGGCCCGGCTTGCTGAACGCCTCCGGCAACCCTTCCGCCGGGGCGGCAGACCCACCAGGCTGCATCCCTCGTCCGTTTGGGCCGAGCTCACCGGCACCGCCGCCCTCGCCCTCACCCCGGCGTGGGAGAGGGTCCGTGGCCTGTGGCTGCGCTACGTGTGGCCTGTCCTTTCGGTGGTCAGTGTCCTGGGCTGGTCCGTCCTGGCGGCCTCCATCCTGCTGTGGACTGCCGGCCAGACCTTCGGCTGGCAGGAGGCCAAGGCGTCGGCCATCGCCGCGTTTGTCCTTTTCCTGATCGCCATCGGGTTCATCCTGGGCCGGTCATCCTACGGCGTGATCCTGGACCTCGCCCGGACCCGTGTGGCCGTCGGGGACAGTGCGGTAGGAAGCATCGCCGTCTCCAACACCTCGGCCAGGCCCCTGTTGCCCGCCGCCCTGGAACTGCCGGTGGGCAACGCCACCGCCGTCTTCCACCTGCCCCGGATGAAGCCCGCGCAGGTGCACGAGGACCTGTTCACCATCCCAACCGCCCGCCGCGCCGTTATCGTGGTGGGACCTGTCCGCTCCGTCCGGGCCGACCCCCTGCACCTCCTCCGCCGGCAGGTGCTGTGGACGGAACCGGAGGACCTGTTCGTCCACCCGAAGACAGTGGCACTGGCCGGTTCAGCGGCGGGATTCATCCGCGACCTTGAGGGCATGCCCACCACCGACCTGTCCAGTGCGGACGTGTCCTTCCATGCCCTGCGGGACTACGTACCGGGCGATGACCGGCGGCACATCCACTGGAAGACCACCGCGCGGACCAACAAGCTGATGGTGCGCCAGTTCGAAGAGACCCGGCGCGCCCACCTGGCCATCTCACTGTCGATCAACACGGACGAGTACGCCTCGGAGCAGGAATTCGAAATGGCCATCTCAGCGGCCGCCTCGATCGGCCGGCAGGCCATCCGCGAGCAGCGCGAGCTGGACGTCCTGACGCAAAAGGGGCCGCTGCGCTGTGAAACCGGGCGGAACATGCTGGATGACATGACACGGATCGCCGGGGCACCCATGCGCCGGACCGCCGTCGACCTCGCCCGGACACTGGCCGACACCGTCCCCAACGCGTCGGTGGTCTTTTTTGTGGTGGGCAGCAACGTGACACCCTCCCAGCTCCGATCGGCCGCGGCCTCCGTGCCGCTCGGCGTCAGGAGCCTGGCCGTGCGCCTCCAAATCGGGGCTGCACCGGGCCGCGCCAACATCGCAGACCTGACAGTGCTGACCCTCGGCGACCTCGCTGACCTCGCCATCGTCCTCAGAAAGGCGGCTGCATGA